A window from Fibrobacter sp. UWB11 encodes these proteins:
- a CDS encoding glycoside hydrolase family 57 protein — MPKPGKVHLLLHAHLPFVREPSYDRFLEENWFFEAMAETYLPIIQMLNRLEEKGVPGTLNFSVSSALLAMLTDRSLLDKFSRHLHKQLELLEREKVRLQNDSEKMEVVNFYYRRQIALINTWEHDCGCEIIPSLKRLEQIGKINLLTCVGTHPFLPAYQGDVEAIHLQLKITVRAFEDAFGKKPRGLWLPECGYFEGLDAILAEYGFKYFFLETHGVLLAKPAPKYGVFAPIKTPAGLYCFGREQSSSMEVWSRKTGYPGHPEYREFFKDIAHEREDEYLGDYFLAAGTHIETGLKYYRITGSEDKKIYRPWNALRLVEDHARLFVANREETVSNLLPNMDGNKISILCPYDAELFGHWWFEGPLFIEKMFERAASSNVVEMASLEDSVPSLNVTGTVADAEVHAPIFSSWGEGGFGEVWMNDAVAFQYPLFFRMRGMMNDLKKRGSKTTKRFLAQMARELVLFQASDWAFMIHNNSAADYARARLNGHYENVRALYAEAVKAKPNLQLLKTLEQKNNLFPWIGECL; from the coding sequence GGTAAAGTACACCTTTTGCTTCACGCACATTTACCTTTTGTGCGTGAACCCTCTTATGACCGGTTCTTGGAAGAGAACTGGTTTTTTGAGGCTATGGCGGAGACGTATTTGCCCATCATCCAGATGCTCAATCGTCTGGAAGAAAAGGGCGTGCCGGGCACTTTGAATTTTAGTGTATCGTCAGCGCTTTTGGCGATGCTTACCGATCGTTCGCTTTTGGACAAATTCTCGCGCCATTTGCATAAGCAACTTGAGTTGTTGGAGCGCGAAAAAGTCCGCTTGCAGAATGATTCCGAAAAAATGGAGGTAGTGAATTTTTACTACCGCCGTCAAATTGCTTTAATCAATACGTGGGAACACGATTGCGGCTGCGAAATTATCCCTTCTTTGAAACGCTTGGAGCAGATTGGTAAAATCAACTTGCTCACGTGTGTGGGAACGCATCCGTTTTTGCCTGCGTATCAAGGCGATGTCGAGGCCATTCATCTTCAGTTAAAAATTACCGTTCGTGCTTTCGAAGATGCTTTTGGTAAAAAGCCTCGTGGCTTGTGGCTCCCGGAATGTGGCTATTTTGAAGGCCTGGATGCAATCCTTGCTGAATACGGATTTAAGTATTTCTTCTTGGAAACGCATGGGGTGCTGCTTGCAAAACCGGCACCGAAGTATGGCGTGTTTGCACCGATTAAGACGCCTGCGGGGCTTTATTGCTTTGGACGCGAACAGAGCAGTTCCATGGAAGTATGGAGCCGCAAAACGGGGTATCCGGGGCATCCTGAATATCGCGAGTTTTTCAAGGATATTGCGCACGAACGCGAAGATGAATATTTAGGCGATTACTTCCTTGCTGCTGGAACGCACATCGAAACGGGCCTCAAGTATTATCGCATTACTGGTAGCGAAGACAAGAAAATTTATCGTCCGTGGAATGCGCTACGTCTCGTAGAAGACCATGCGCGTTTGTTTGTCGCAAACCGCGAAGAGACTGTTTCGAATTTGCTCCCGAATATGGATGGCAATAAGATTTCGATTCTTTGCCCGTACGATGCGGAACTTTTTGGACACTGGTGGTTCGAAGGTCCGCTGTTTATCGAAAAGATGTTTGAACGTGCGGCTAGTTCGAATGTTGTCGAAATGGCATCGCTCGAAGATTCTGTACCGTCATTGAATGTCACGGGAACTGTCGCAGATGCCGAAGTCCATGCGCCGATTTTCTCGTCGTGGGGCGAAGGCGGCTTTGGCGAAGTATGGATGAATGATGCTGTGGCGTTCCAGTATCCGCTGTTCTTTAGAATGCGCGGAATGATGAATGATTTGAAAAAACGTGGATCAAAGACAACCAAGCGATTCCTTGCGCAGATGGCGCGTGAACTTGTGTTGTTCCAGGCTTCGGACTGGGCGTTTATGATTCACAATAATTCGGCTGCGGATTATGCTCGCGCCCGTTTGAATGGACATTACGAAAATGTCCGTGCGCTTTATGCAGAGGCTGTTAAAGCAAAGCCGAATTTGCAGTTGCTCAAAACGTTAGAACAAAAGAATAATTTGTTCCCATGGATCGGAGAGTGTCTGTAA
- a CDS encoding UbiD family decarboxylase, which yields MYKTLEQALLDLEKAGMLKRIHAEVDPHLEMAEIARENFRQGGPALLFEHVKGSKFRAACNIFGSDERFKFLFRNGFEQTKAAVNFKANPVDFFKNALKHPGTLFKAGFAGINSLPKRSGSIKDFEECSLSDLPQLVSWPLDGGAFITLPQVATRPSENASIMQTNVGMYRIQISGNEYIPNEECGLHYQIKRDIARHHQKAIEEGRPLKVSIFIGGPPSHTFAAVMPMPENLSELLFAGMLGNRRFRYFEHDGYLVSSDADFCILGELEPGLKPEGPFGDHIGYYSGKHDFPCMRVKKILCKKNAIFPFTVVGRPPQEDTLFGKFIHEITKPMVPASLPGVYGIHAVDDAGVHPLCLALGSEAFRPYASSEEREPMELLKTANALLGFNQASLTKYLLIAAKEDDTRLDVNNVPAFFGHVLERVHFDRDLHFQTATTIDTLDYTSTSLNHGSKIVIAAAGAKCRELRNNPSDLQTLALPQGFKNATIVMPGVLIIEGPVFNETPAALDKAETFRELIAALAHWEFRENYPWISIVDEGAINANNTASTNNILSDFLWLTFTRSDPAQDIYGLDEVFENKHWKCKAPLIVDARIKPQHQKQLEISAEITARAKQILKDAGV from the coding sequence ATGTACAAGACCCTCGAACAGGCCCTGCTGGATTTGGAAAAAGCGGGAATGCTCAAACGTATTCACGCCGAGGTCGATCCGCATTTAGAAATGGCCGAAATTGCGAGGGAGAATTTTAGGCAGGGTGGTCCTGCGCTGCTTTTCGAACATGTCAAAGGGAGCAAGTTCCGCGCCGCATGTAACATTTTCGGAAGCGACGAACGATTCAAATTTCTGTTCCGAAACGGCTTTGAACAGACCAAAGCCGCTGTCAATTTCAAAGCAAATCCTGTAGATTTTTTCAAAAACGCATTAAAACATCCGGGAACGCTTTTCAAGGCAGGATTTGCTGGGATAAATTCTTTGCCCAAGCGCTCCGGGAGCATCAAGGATTTTGAAGAATGTAGTCTGAGCGACTTGCCACAGCTGGTCAGCTGGCCGCTAGACGGCGGAGCGTTTATCACGCTCCCGCAAGTCGCCACACGCCCGAGCGAAAATGCAAGCATCATGCAGACGAATGTGGGCATGTACCGCATCCAGATTTCAGGGAATGAATACATTCCGAACGAAGAGTGCGGACTGCATTACCAAATCAAACGCGACATTGCAAGGCACCACCAGAAAGCAATTGAAGAAGGCCGACCGCTCAAGGTGAGCATTTTTATCGGCGGGCCCCCATCGCACACGTTTGCAGCCGTAATGCCCATGCCCGAAAACCTTTCGGAATTGCTCTTTGCAGGCATGCTTGGCAACCGCCGTTTCCGTTACTTTGAACATGATGGTTACCTTGTCTCTAGCGATGCTGATTTTTGTATTTTGGGAGAACTCGAACCCGGTTTAAAGCCCGAAGGCCCATTTGGAGACCACATCGGCTACTACTCCGGCAAGCACGATTTCCCATGTATGAGAGTCAAGAAAATCCTCTGCAAAAAGAATGCTATTTTCCCGTTCACGGTCGTCGGGCGCCCGCCTCAAGAAGATACGCTCTTTGGCAAGTTTATTCATGAAATCACGAAGCCAATGGTTCCCGCTTCGCTCCCTGGCGTTTACGGAATTCACGCGGTCGATGACGCTGGCGTACACCCGCTTTGCCTAGCGCTCGGTTCAGAAGCGTTCCGGCCGTACGCCAGCTCCGAAGAACGCGAGCCGATGGAACTTTTAAAGACGGCGAATGCGTTACTCGGATTCAATCAGGCGAGCCTCACCAAATATTTGCTAATCGCCGCAAAAGAAGATGATACTCGCCTCGATGTAAACAACGTACCTGCGTTCTTCGGACACGTTCTCGAACGTGTCCACTTCGACCGCGATTTGCATTTCCAAACTGCAACAACGATAGACACGCTCGACTACACCAGCACTAGCCTTAACCACGGTTCAAAAATCGTCATTGCAGCTGCAGGCGCCAAGTGCCGCGAACTCCGTAACAATCCAAGCGATTTACAAACGCTTGCACTCCCGCAAGGATTCAAGAACGCCACCATCGTGATGCCCGGTGTACTCATAATCGAAGGCCCGGTATTCAACGAGACGCCCGCGGCTCTCGACAAAGCCGAGACTTTCCGAGAACTCATAGCAGCCCTCGCCCACTGGGAATTCCGCGAGAACTATCCTTGGATTTCTATTGTCGACGAAGGCGCCATTAATGCAAACAACACCGCTAGCACAAACAACATATTAAGCGATTTTCTGTGGCTTACATTTACGCGCTCTGACCCGGCACAAGACATTTACGGTCTCGATGAAGTTTTCGAAAACAAGCATTGGAAATGCAAGGCTCCATTGATTGTCGATGCCCGCATCAAGCCGCAACACCAAAAGCAATTGGAGATTTCTGCCGAAATTACAGCAAGAGCCAAACAAATTCTGAAAGACGCCGGAGTCTAA
- a CDS encoding oligosaccharide flippase family protein — translation MLARIFGTGEFGIFVSTQGLLLTIARASTLGLDIGLRWYLPQNKLHKRPVYNGIMESFWISVAVSLFVTVVIILGSFTSLISDELPYYAISLVFYSGMYVLSSSSEGNRKPWISIFINDFVIAVMAPLVSIVLHYFDIPHALPFGLLFGQVIGFTLHAKAVRKQFKNMPLVPPGLASKELVLYSAPLGLTVLVGNLLQRSTLWMVLFFLGAEASGVYALMMTLANGLQTIRNGFNPIITPVVSGMDESRLKTDLKPVYSYCVSMATMIQVIIGFFIVLFPEEIMSIAGKSYVVQPMALGILLFFQLVVTFFGMVNTVIDGIGKSVVNLKASIIQLVTSVVAGFVLIPHLGLLGAALSMLLYGIVSSVYCNVYLLKRKLQPYSSKLWAEIVWMVLLLALYVLINAQVVTLTMVGKIVVYVCVLLALGAQFLFYKRKF, via the coding sequence ATGTTAGCCCGAATCTTTGGAACGGGCGAGTTTGGGATATTCGTTTCGACTCAGGGCTTGTTGCTTACGATTGCGCGTGCATCGACACTTGGCCTAGATATCGGGCTTCGTTGGTATTTGCCGCAAAATAAACTTCACAAAAGACCCGTTTATAATGGCATCATGGAATCGTTCTGGATTTCTGTTGCTGTATCGTTGTTTGTTACGGTTGTCATTATTCTTGGCTCGTTCACATCGCTTATTTCGGATGAACTCCCGTATTACGCGATTTCCTTGGTGTTCTATTCGGGCATGTATGTGCTGAGCAGTTCTTCGGAAGGGAACCGTAAGCCGTGGATTTCCATTTTTATCAACGATTTTGTGATTGCAGTGATGGCGCCGCTCGTGTCGATTGTGCTCCATTACTTTGATATTCCGCATGCGCTTCCGTTCGGTCTCTTGTTCGGACAGGTCATTGGTTTTACTTTACATGCAAAAGCGGTACGCAAGCAGTTTAAAAATATGCCGCTTGTTCCGCCGGGACTTGCTTCAAAAGAGCTGGTGTTGTACTCTGCGCCGCTTGGATTAACAGTCCTTGTCGGAAACTTGCTCCAGCGTTCGACTTTGTGGATGGTGCTGTTTTTCTTGGGCGCCGAGGCGTCTGGCGTTTATGCCTTGATGATGACTCTTGCAAATGGCTTGCAAACGATTCGAAACGGATTCAATCCGATTATCACGCCTGTTGTTTCGGGCATGGATGAATCCCGCTTAAAGACGGATTTGAAACCCGTTTATTCTTATTGCGTGTCGATGGCAACGATGATTCAGGTGATTATCGGATTTTTCATCGTGCTGTTCCCCGAAGAAATCATGTCTATTGCGGGTAAGAGTTATGTGGTGCAGCCGATGGCGCTTGGCATTTTGCTGTTTTTCCAACTTGTGGTGACGTTCTTTGGCATGGTGAATACGGTCATCGATGGCATCGGCAAGAGCGTTGTCAATTTGAAGGCGAGCATTATCCAGCTTGTGACTTCTGTGGTGGCAGGCTTCGTTTTGATTCCGCATTTGGGACTTTTGGGCGCAGCACTTTCGATGCTCCTTTATGGGATTGTGTCGTCTGTTTATTGCAACGTTTACTTGCTCAAGAGAAAACTCCAGCCGTATTCAAGCAAGCTGTGGGCCGAAATCGTTTGGATGGTTTTGTTGCTCGCGCTCTACGTCTTGATTAACGCGCAAGTTGTAACACTTACGATGGTCGGAAAGATTGTCGTTTATGTGTGCGTGCTGCTTGCACTTGGTGCGCAGTTCTTGTTCTACAAGAGAAAATTCTAA
- a CDS encoding glycosyltransferase translates to MATYNGKTFIREQLDSILAQTEQDFEIVICDDASTDSTPQILDEYARKDSRIRVYRNEKNLGYRENFNKAVSLCKGDFVAFSDQDDLWLPNHLETLHKAIGNNLVCGGRTVRCREDGSTLNEFSPTPYQSNGLTSQKDRFIYQCYAFNLYQGASQLISREAVERFFPIENDEYAHDWSLAANAIGENRFVYTDTVVTKWRKHSSQVTHKRHSREVRKNRLAQFASYMWAHNDILRKDPTIKEILHKAIEFHTNSRISYRIKNLCHAWRTSKTIYGRNFTGTLKTVLGYLFTASL, encoded by the coding sequence ATGGCAACATATAACGGCAAGACTTTTATCCGTGAACAGCTAGATTCCATCTTGGCTCAAACTGAGCAAGATTTCGAAATCGTAATTTGCGATGATGCATCGACCGATTCTACGCCCCAAATCCTTGACGAATACGCCCGCAAGGATTCTAGAATCCGCGTTTACAGGAACGAGAAGAACTTAGGTTATCGCGAAAATTTCAATAAGGCCGTATCGCTTTGCAAAGGCGATTTTGTTGCATTCAGCGATCAAGACGATTTGTGGCTTCCGAACCATCTCGAAACTTTGCACAAAGCTATCGGCAACAACCTCGTTTGCGGAGGCCGCACAGTACGTTGCCGCGAAGATGGTTCCACACTCAATGAATTTTCTCCGACGCCGTACCAGTCCAATGGACTAACTTCGCAAAAAGACCGTTTTATTTACCAGTGCTACGCATTTAATCTTTATCAAGGCGCATCGCAACTCATCAGCCGTGAAGCAGTCGAGCGATTCTTCCCCATCGAAAACGACGAATATGCCCACGACTGGTCACTTGCCGCAAACGCCATTGGCGAAAACCGATTTGTCTACACCGATACCGTCGTGACAAAATGGCGCAAGCACTCTTCTCAGGTCACGCACAAAAGACATTCGAGAGAAGTCCGCAAGAATCGTCTTGCACAATTTGCATCGTACATGTGGGCGCACAACGATATTCTCCGCAAAGATCCCACCATCAAGGAAATTCTGCACAAGGCAATCGAATTCCATACAAATTCGAGAATTTCTTACCGCATCAAGAACTTGTGCCACGCGTGGAGAACATCCAAGACGATTTACGGGCGAAACTTCACCGGAACGCTCAAAACCGTTCTCGGTTACTTGTTCACCGCTTCGCTGTAA
- a CDS encoding glycosyltransferase family 32 protein — MIPKKLHYIWLSNDPLPQLPQLCIDSWKRHCPDYEIVHWDMAKCQKIIDAVPFVREAVSLSKWAFASDYIRLYAVYSEGGIYLDSDVYMYQSFDPFLDNRYFTNIEFTSHFKKNKSWQYLNEDGTKKDPNQIALPGLALQAAIFGGEAGHPFLKKCMEYYENQKFILPNGEMNIQNISPFVYAHTAQQFGFVYKNELQKLSEGMTIYPGDVFLPSLNESKTKPFAIHVTNGSWRPLWQRIKNFLRNAPRGTMESRLAAYENKKPIEL; from the coding sequence ATGATTCCTAAGAAGCTACACTATATTTGGCTTTCCAATGATCCGCTGCCGCAATTGCCGCAGTTGTGTATCGACAGCTGGAAACGTCATTGCCCTGACTACGAAATTGTCCATTGGGATATGGCTAAATGCCAAAAGATTATAGACGCGGTCCCGTTTGTGCGCGAGGCTGTTTCGCTTTCTAAGTGGGCGTTCGCGAGCGATTACATTCGCCTTTATGCCGTGTATAGCGAAGGTGGAATCTATTTGGATAGCGATGTTTACATGTACCAGAGCTTTGATCCGTTCCTGGACAATCGCTATTTCACGAATATTGAGTTTACATCGCACTTCAAGAAAAACAAGTCTTGGCAGTACTTGAACGAGGACGGAACCAAGAAGGACCCGAACCAGATTGCGCTCCCGGGGCTTGCTTTGCAAGCGGCTATTTTCGGTGGCGAGGCCGGGCACCCGTTCCTTAAAAAGTGCATGGAATACTACGAAAACCAGAAGTTCATTTTGCCGAACGGTGAAATGAATATCCAGAATATTTCTCCGTTTGTTTACGCGCATACGGCACAGCAATTTGGTTTTGTTTATAAAAATGAATTGCAGAAACTTTCTGAGGGAATGACGATTTATCCGGGTGACGTGTTCTTGCCGAGCTTGAACGAATCGAAGACGAAACCTTTTGCGATTCACGTGACGAACGGCAGCTGGCGCCCGCTTTGGCAACGCATCAAGAACTTCCTCCGAAATGCACCGCGTGGCACGATGGAAAGCCGCCTTGCCGCATACGAAAACAAGAAACCGATTGAGCTTTAA
- a CDS encoding glycosyltransferase, translating into MNLLFNLVAVQPIHSAKFHGGGSYGEVIFWALVKRSAKFSCVYDSRKYLSPDILEACEKCDIPLFDIAEKTPQQIIDENAIDAFYTPLYSLEGKWQIQVKRFVFTWHGVRALEMQYSWQGVGFAKKLAQKLEALVRYRDSWKKYFYAPKYRDLAARIADGRAECITVSEHSRASIKSFFPELLDKEIPVFYSPMLDYEPEGFLPPGVKSKKFFLLTSGARWEKNNLRAVKAFDELVTMMRSTNHLFDMKLVITGATNVKVYRKHVRNKDAFVFLGYVESKELEFLHKNAYAFIFPSLNEGFGYPPVQSMRYGVPVAASGTTSVPEVCENAALYFDPYSVSEIKNRMIQLLDSEIYTMYAARGVVRYGEVHKRQQEDLEKTVAFVLGE; encoded by the coding sequence ATGAATTTGCTTTTTAATCTCGTGGCGGTGCAGCCGATTCACAGTGCAAAGTTTCACGGTGGCGGCAGCTATGGCGAAGTGATTTTCTGGGCGCTTGTGAAACGTAGCGCAAAGTTCAGTTGCGTTTACGATAGCCGCAAATACTTGTCGCCGGATATTCTTGAAGCTTGCGAAAAGTGCGATATTCCGCTTTTTGACATTGCCGAAAAAACGCCGCAGCAGATTATCGACGAAAATGCGATTGATGCGTTCTACACGCCGCTTTATTCGCTCGAAGGCAAATGGCAAATTCAGGTGAAGCGTTTTGTGTTTACGTGGCATGGCGTGCGCGCTCTCGAAATGCAGTACAGCTGGCAAGGCGTTGGCTTTGCGAAAAAGCTTGCTCAAAAGCTCGAAGCGCTTGTGCGTTACCGTGACAGTTGGAAAAAGTATTTCTATGCGCCTAAGTACCGCGATTTGGCGGCCCGCATTGCTGACGGTCGTGCCGAATGCATTACGGTGAGCGAACATAGCCGCGCTTCTATCAAGTCGTTCTTTCCGGAACTTCTGGATAAAGAAATCCCCGTTTTCTATAGCCCGATGCTGGATTACGAACCCGAAGGATTCTTGCCGCCGGGCGTAAAATCGAAAAAATTCTTTTTGCTCACGAGCGGTGCCCGCTGGGAAAAGAACAATTTGCGTGCGGTCAAGGCGTTTGATGAACTTGTAACGATGATGCGTTCGACAAATCACTTGTTTGATATGAAGCTCGTGATTACGGGTGCAACGAATGTGAAAGTTTACCGCAAACATGTTCGCAACAAGGATGCGTTTGTGTTCCTCGGCTATGTAGAATCTAAGGAACTTGAATTCTTGCACAAGAACGCGTATGCGTTTATTTTCCCGAGCTTGAACGAAGGCTTTGGCTACCCGCCGGTGCAGTCGATGCGATATGGCGTGCCAGTTGCTGCAAGCGGTACAACGTCTGTGCCCGAAGTCTGCGAAAATGCGGCACTTTACTTTGACCCGTATTCCGTGAGTGAAATCAAGAATCGCATGATTCAATTGCTGGACTCGGAAATTTATACGATGTACGCGGCTCGCGGTGTTGTACGTTACGGCGAAGTGCATAAACGCCAACAAGAAGACCTCGAAAAAACCGTCGCGTTTGTCCTCGGCGAATAA
- a CDS encoding amidophosphoribosyltransferase, producing the protein MGGFCGVISKEDCVCDLFYGTDYHSHLGTHRGGMAVLKSDGVFHRSIHNIQNTPFRSKFEHDLTHFSGKVGLGVISDTDPQPLVMTSKLGTFAIVTVGLITNIEDIKNELFRNNCMQLQFSTTSGMVGPTEVVSALIATQDSIIDGLKYVQDKVKGSCSVLIMDSAGRFYACRDKWGRTAIILGKKDGAMIALQESCALPNLGYEYVRDLGPGEVVELTPDGETVLVPPRKKMAICSFLWVYYGYPASSYEGRNVEMTRYRCGSALAKRTPTEADAACGIPDSGTSHALGYAHEAGIKFARPFVKYTPTWARSFMPQDQRQREHVASMKLIPIPGLIKDRRLVFCDDSIVRGTQLGKQAQKLYSMGCKETHMRIACPPLVYPCKFINFSRSKNEYDLITRRYIRDQEGENADLDKYTDPNGQPYKDMVEYIRKKLNLTSLAFQRIDDLIQAIGLPEEDLCTYCWTGKDYAETGDCYHCPCHCHDKEKDKE; encoded by the coding sequence ATGGGCGGCTTTTGTGGTGTTATTTCCAAAGAAGATTGCGTTTGCGATCTCTTTTACGGAACCGACTACCATTCTCACCTTGGCACTCACCGCGGCGGTATGGCTGTTTTGAAATCGGATGGTGTTTTCCATCGCTCGATTCACAACATCCAGAACACTCCGTTCCGCAGTAAGTTTGAACACGATTTAACACATTTTTCCGGCAAGGTTGGCTTAGGCGTCATCTCTGACACGGACCCGCAGCCGCTCGTCATGACCTCCAAGCTGGGAACATTCGCGATTGTGACTGTTGGCCTCATCACGAACATCGAAGATATTAAGAACGAACTTTTCCGCAACAACTGCATGCAGCTCCAGTTCTCAACGACGAGTGGCATGGTCGGTCCGACCGAAGTTGTTTCAGCGCTTATCGCTACGCAGGATTCAATTATTGACGGTCTCAAGTACGTTCAGGATAAGGTAAAGGGAAGTTGCTCCGTGCTGATTATGGATAGCGCGGGGCGTTTTTATGCGTGCCGCGACAAGTGGGGCCGTACAGCAATCATCCTTGGTAAGAAGGATGGCGCTATGATTGCCTTGCAAGAAAGCTGTGCACTCCCGAACCTTGGTTACGAATACGTTCGTGATCTTGGTCCGGGCGAAGTGGTTGAGCTCACGCCGGATGGCGAAACGGTGCTTGTTCCGCCGCGCAAGAAGATGGCAATTTGTTCGTTCCTCTGGGTGTATTACGGTTACCCGGCATCGAGCTACGAAGGACGTAATGTTGAAATGACTCGCTATCGTTGCGGTTCTGCTCTTGCGAAGCGCACCCCGACTGAAGCCGATGCCGCTTGCGGTATTCCGGATTCCGGCACGTCTCACGCTTTGGGCTATGCTCATGAAGCTGGTATCAAGTTTGCTCGCCCGTTCGTGAAGTACACTCCGACTTGGGCACGTTCCTTTATGCCGCAGGACCAGCGCCAGCGTGAACATGTCGCCTCGATGAAGCTCATCCCGATTCCGGGTCTCATCAAGGACCGTCGCCTCGTTTTCTGCGATGACTCCATCGTTCGCGGAACGCAGCTCGGTAAGCAAGCCCAGAAACTTTATTCGATGGGTTGCAAGGAAACGCACATGCGTATCGCTTGCCCGCCGCTCGTTTATCCGTGCAAGTTCATCAACTTCTCTCGCTCCAAGAATGAATACGACCTCATCACGCGCCGTTACATTCGCGACCAGGAAGGCGAAAATGCTGATTTGGACAAGTATACCGATCCGAATGGCCAGCCGTACAAGGACATGGTCGAATACATCCGCAAGAAGCTGAACCTCACGTCGCTTGCTTTCCAGCGCATTGACGACTTGATCCAGGCTATCGGCCTCCCGGAAGAAGACCTTTGCACTTACTGCTGGACTGGCAAGGACTACGCCGAAACGGGTGACTGCTATCATTGCCCGTGCCATTGCCACGACAAGGAAAAGGATAAGGAATAA